From a single Natronorubrum tibetense GA33 genomic region:
- a CDS encoding CoA-acylating methylmalonate-semialdehyde dehydrogenase, whose amino-acid sequence MVELESIGQSSIVRNYVDGDWRDAAGTDELTSVNPATGEELATVPFSSSDDVDEIVRTGNEAFEEWSARPVEERIQPLFELKQLLEDHQDELAELLVQDHGKTLAEARGELRRGIENVEVACGIPSMMQSGSLLNAAPEIDESAVRKPLGVFTAITPFNFPGMIPLWFLPYAVATGNSFILKPSEQNPLVAQRLFELVDEAGFPDGVLQLVNGGPDTVNALLDHEGVEGASFVGSTPIAKLVYERAAKNGKRAQAQGGAKNHIIVTETADLEFAAEKTVSSAFACGGERCLANDIALIEESVYEEFTDLVVDEAASQVVGYGLDEETDIGALISPEHEQTVRNYIQTGIEEGAELLLDGRDVTVEGYEDGNFLAPTVFGDVTEDMVISQEEIFGPVLGLAAVSDVDEAIERMNQSRFGNAASLFTGSGADARKFRHEGEIGNLGVNVGTSAPMAFFHFGGWKDSFFGDLHAQGEDMIHFYTDKAVYIERWPDA is encoded by the coding sequence ATGGTCGAACTAGAGTCGATCGGTCAGAGCAGCATAGTCCGCAACTACGTAGACGGTGACTGGCGGGACGCCGCAGGCACAGACGAGTTGACGAGCGTGAACCCGGCAACGGGAGAGGAGTTGGCAACGGTTCCGTTCAGTTCGTCCGACGACGTCGACGAAATCGTCCGAACCGGCAACGAAGCGTTCGAGGAGTGGTCGGCCCGTCCGGTCGAAGAACGGATTCAACCACTGTTCGAACTGAAGCAACTGCTCGAGGACCACCAGGACGAGCTCGCGGAACTGCTCGTTCAGGATCACGGGAAGACCCTCGCGGAGGCCCGGGGTGAACTTCGCCGCGGCATCGAGAACGTCGAAGTCGCCTGCGGTATCCCGTCGATGATGCAGAGCGGCTCCCTGCTGAACGCCGCTCCAGAAATCGATGAGAGCGCCGTTCGCAAGCCGCTGGGCGTCTTCACCGCGATTACCCCCTTCAATTTCCCCGGCATGATTCCGCTGTGGTTCCTGCCGTACGCCGTCGCGACCGGTAACAGTTTCATCCTCAAGCCCAGCGAGCAGAACCCGCTCGTCGCACAGCGACTGTTCGAACTCGTCGACGAGGCGGGCTTCCCCGACGGCGTCCTCCAACTCGTCAACGGCGGCCCCGATACCGTCAACGCGCTCCTCGACCACGAGGGCGTCGAGGGTGCGTCCTTCGTCGGCAGCACCCCCATCGCGAAGCTCGTCTACGAACGCGCGGCGAAAAACGGTAAGCGCGCCCAGGCCCAGGGTGGGGCGAAAAACCACATCATCGTCACGGAAACCGCTGATCTCGAGTTCGCAGCGGAGAAGACCGTTTCCTCCGCCTTCGCGTGCGGCGGCGAACGCTGTCTCGCCAACGACATCGCCCTGATCGAAGAGTCGGTGTACGAGGAGTTCACCGATCTCGTCGTCGACGAGGCCGCCTCACAGGTCGTGGGGTACGGCCTCGACGAGGAGACCGATATCGGGGCGCTCATCAGCCCCGAACACGAGCAGACGGTTCGAAACTACATCCAGACCGGTATCGAAGAAGGCGCGGAGCTCCTCCTCGACGGTCGCGACGTCACCGTCGAGGGCTACGAGGACGGCAACTTCCTCGCCCCGACGGTCTTCGGCGATGTCACCGAGGACATGGTAATCTCTCAGGAGGAGATCTTCGGTCCGGTGCTCGGTCTCGCAGCCGTCTCGGACGTCGACGAGGCGATCGAACGGATGAACCAGAGTCGGTTCGGCAACGCGGCGAGTCTGTTCACCGGCAGCGGTGCAGACGCACGAAAATTCCGCCACGAGGGCGAAATTGGTAACCTCGGCGTCAACGTTGGCACCTCGGCTCCGATGGCCTTTTTCCACTTCGGCGGCTGGAAGGATTCGTTCTTCGGCGACCTCCACGCCCAGGGCGAGGATATGATCCACTTCTACACCGACAAAGCCGTCTACATCGAGCGCTGGCCGGACGCCTAA
- a CDS encoding aspartate aminotransferase family protein yields the protein MTNPTDPTDETVVSAEVRESYERATPQSRALAERARSVMPGGDTRSVTYHRPYPSFVDSASGASLRMVDGETLLDVLNNYTQSVLGHAPDPVVEAVCDRFRAGNGVAAPTEPAVELAELLVDRVDSIDRVRFCNSGTEATMNAIRAAMAWTGEERICKIDGGYHGTHDIVEIGVSGDGRAHKGIPRSAERRVQTVSYNDTEQLKATFEAVGDEMACLILEPILGAGGMIPATDEFLRTARDVTTDADVPLIFDEVMSFRLAPGGAQERRDVEPDLTALGKLIGGGLPVGAVAGREQLMAQFHPETGSIDHSGTFNANPATMIGGVATLEELDEDAIVELNRRGNELRERLQQVGDASSQQITITGEGSLFQIHFTDGPVRDWRSSGAGGSLSEPLFHAMRREGIFLAPRGMGNLSTAMDDEDIVTISAAFERALESL from the coding sequence ATGACTAACCCAACAGACCCGACGGATGAGACGGTCGTTTCGGCCGAGGTCCGGGAGTCGTACGAACGCGCGACGCCGCAGTCTAGAGCCCTGGCCGAGCGGGCTCGGTCGGTGATGCCCGGCGGCGACACGCGATCGGTCACCTACCACCGGCCGTATCCCTCGTTCGTCGACTCTGCGAGCGGCGCGTCCCTGCGGATGGTCGACGGCGAGACGTTGCTCGACGTCCTCAACAACTACACCCAGAGCGTCCTCGGGCACGCGCCCGATCCGGTTGTTGAGGCAGTCTGTGACCGATTTCGCGCGGGAAACGGGGTTGCCGCTCCGACCGAACCCGCCGTCGAACTGGCCGAACTGCTCGTTGACCGTGTCGATTCGATCGATCGGGTTCGCTTCTGCAACTCCGGAACCGAGGCGACGATGAACGCGATTCGAGCAGCGATGGCCTGGACCGGAGAGGAGCGAATCTGCAAGATCGACGGCGGCTATCACGGCACCCACGATATCGTCGAAATCGGCGTTTCGGGCGACGGTCGAGCGCACAAGGGGATCCCGCGCTCCGCCGAACGTCGGGTCCAAACGGTGAGCTACAACGACACCGAGCAGCTCAAGGCGACGTTCGAGGCCGTCGGCGACGAGATGGCGTGTCTCATTCTCGAGCCGATACTCGGGGCCGGCGGCATGATTCCGGCGACGGACGAATTCCTGCGGACGGCTCGCGACGTGACGACGGACGCCGATGTACCGCTGATCTTCGACGAGGTGATGTCGTTCCGGCTCGCTCCCGGTGGCGCACAAGAGCGACGCGACGTCGAACCGGACTTGACGGCGCTCGGCAAACTGATCGGCGGCGGATTGCCGGTCGGCGCCGTCGCCGGACGCGAGCAGTTGATGGCACAGTTTCACCCCGAAACCGGCTCGATCGATCACTCGGGGACGTTCAACGCGAACCCTGCGACGATGATCGGTGGCGTAGCGACACTCGAGGAACTCGACGAGGACGCTATCGTCGAACTGAACCGCCGCGGCAACGAACTGCGAGAGCGTCTTCAGCAGGTCGGCGACGCCTCGAGCCAGCAGATCACGATCACCGGTGAGGGATCGCTATTCCAGATTCACTTCACGGACGGTCCGGTTCGAGACTGGCGTTCGTCCGGTGCGGGTGGCTCCCTCTCCGAACCGCTCTTTCACGCGATGCGGCGCGAAGGTATCTTCCTCGCACCGCGCGGGATGGGCAACCTCTCGACGGCGATGGACGACGAGGACATCGTAACGATCTCGGCGGCCTTCGAACGGGCACTCGAATCGCTCTAA